Proteins from a genomic interval of Nocardioidaceae bacterium:
- a CDS encoding alkene reductase, with the protein MTDLFTPLQTPLGKFPHRIVMAPLTRNRAGEDGVPGDLHVEYYRQRASAALIITEGSQPSAVGKGYLGTPGFHSDEQVVGWRRVADAVHAEGGRIVAQLMHAGRIAHPDNKDGLESVAPSAIAAPGQMVTADGQKDHPEPRALEESEIPGVVEEYAHAARNAVAAGLDGVEVHAANGYLIHQFLAPGSNTRDDAYGGSPENRARFAIEVTRAVADAIGAEKVGIRLSPAHNIQGATEEDPLDVLRTYGAVVDGIKDLGLAYVSVLADPRADVTNQIREGVDAPFLINDGFGTVTTRDDAEKLLADGLGDAVVVGRLFIANPDLPERWRTGAELNEPNPDTFYGGGGEGYIDYPFLDD; encoded by the coding sequence ATGACCGACCTGTTCACCCCCCTGCAGACCCCGCTGGGCAAGTTCCCGCACCGCATCGTCATGGCGCCGCTGACCCGCAACCGCGCCGGCGAGGACGGCGTGCCGGGCGACCTGCACGTCGAGTACTACCGCCAGCGCGCGAGCGCCGCCCTCATCATCACCGAGGGCTCGCAGCCGAGCGCCGTCGGCAAGGGCTACCTCGGCACCCCCGGCTTCCACTCCGACGAGCAGGTCGTCGGCTGGCGCCGGGTCGCCGACGCCGTGCACGCCGAGGGCGGCCGCATCGTCGCGCAGCTCATGCACGCCGGCCGCATCGCCCACCCCGACAACAAGGACGGGCTCGAGTCCGTCGCCCCCTCGGCCATCGCCGCCCCCGGCCAGATGGTCACCGCCGACGGGCAGAAGGACCACCCCGAGCCGCGCGCCCTGGAGGAGTCGGAGATCCCCGGCGTCGTCGAGGAGTACGCCCACGCCGCCCGCAACGCCGTGGCCGCCGGGCTCGACGGAGTCGAGGTGCACGCCGCGAACGGCTACCTGATCCACCAGTTCCTCGCCCCCGGCTCGAACACCCGCGACGACGCCTACGGCGGCTCCCCGGAGAACCGCGCACGCTTCGCCATCGAGGTGACCCGCGCCGTCGCCGACGCCATCGGCGCCGAGAAGGTCGGCATCCGCCTCTCCCCCGCACACAACATCCAGGGCGCCACCGAGGAGGACCCCCTCGACGTGCTGCGCACCTACGGTGCCGTCGTCGACGGCATCAAGGACCTCGGCCTCGCGTACGTCTCCGTGCTCGCCGACCCCCGCGCCGACGTCACCAACCAGATCCGCGAGGGCGTCGACGCGCCGTTCCTCATCAACGACGGCTTCGGCACCGTCACCACCCGCGACGACGCCGAGAAGCTGCTCGCCGACGGCCTCGGCGACGCGGTCGTCGTCGGTCGCCTCTTCATCGCGAACCCGGACCTGCCCGAGCGGTGGCGTACGGGCGCGGAGCTCAACGAGCCGAACCCGGACACCTTCTACGGTGGCGGCGGCGAGGGCTACATCGACTATCCGTTCCTCGACGACTGA
- a CDS encoding MATE family efflux transporter: MRERRWWTSRDRQIAALAGPAFLALIAEPLFLLADAAIVGRLGTTPLAGLGLAAAVLQTVVGVCVFLAYGTTAAVARRLGADDRRGALAVGIDGIWLAVVVGVLVTVPGMVLAGPLVGLFGASEEATAQAVAYLVPALLGVTPLLVILAATGVLRGFLDTRTPLLVAVVTNLLNVVLNVVLVFGLDLGIAGSAYGSVIAQTLGAVWLLTVVVRGALREEASLRPDVRGIRLAARAGTPLVVRTLTLRAALLLTTYAVALGPAGPDQDVDLATHQLALTLWSTLAFALDAIAIAGQALTGRSLGASDVTTTRADTRRMIQWGLAAGFLTGAGLAALSPVLGALFTPETAVQERLVPVLLLAALAQPVAGVVFVLDGVLIGAGDGPYLAWGGLLTLLVYAPLALLAGAGPGLVAVWAAFALVFMGARAVVLVHRERGDRWLVTGA, translated from the coding sequence ATGCGCGAGCGACGGTGGTGGACCTCCCGGGACCGTCAGATCGCAGCCCTGGCCGGCCCCGCGTTCCTCGCGCTGATCGCCGAGCCGCTGTTCCTGCTGGCGGACGCCGCCATCGTCGGGCGTCTCGGCACCACCCCGCTCGCCGGCCTCGGTCTCGCCGCCGCCGTGCTGCAGACGGTGGTCGGGGTCTGCGTGTTCCTCGCGTACGGCACCACCGCCGCCGTCGCCCGACGGCTCGGCGCGGACGACCGCCGCGGTGCGCTCGCCGTCGGCATCGACGGGATCTGGCTCGCCGTCGTCGTCGGCGTGCTCGTCACCGTGCCCGGCATGGTGCTCGCCGGACCACTCGTCGGACTGTTCGGCGCCTCGGAGGAGGCGACGGCCCAGGCGGTGGCGTACCTGGTCCCCGCACTGCTCGGGGTCACCCCGCTGCTGGTGATCCTCGCCGCCACGGGCGTCCTGCGGGGCTTCCTCGACACCCGCACACCCCTGCTCGTCGCGGTCGTGACGAACCTCCTCAACGTCGTCCTCAACGTGGTGCTCGTCTTCGGCCTCGACCTCGGCATCGCGGGCTCGGCGTACGGGTCCGTGATCGCCCAGACCCTCGGCGCCGTGTGGCTGCTGACCGTCGTGGTCCGCGGCGCGCTCCGCGAGGAGGCGTCGCTGCGCCCCGACGTGCGCGGCATCCGGCTGGCAGCCCGGGCCGGTACACCGCTGGTCGTCCGCACCCTGACCCTCAGGGCGGCCCTGCTGCTCACCACGTACGCCGTCGCGCTCGGCCCCGCCGGGCCGGACCAGGACGTCGACCTCGCCACCCACCAGCTCGCCCTGACCCTGTGGAGCACCCTGGCCTTCGCACTCGACGCCATCGCGATCGCCGGTCAAGCCCTCACCGGGCGGTCCCTCGGCGCGAGCGACGTGACGACGACGCGCGCCGACACCCGCCGGATGATCCAGTGGGGTCTGGCCGCAGGCTTCCTGACCGGCGCCGGACTCGCCGCGCTCAGCCCGGTGCTCGGTGCGCTGTTCACCCCGGAGACCGCCGTGCAGGAACGGCTGGTGCCCGTGCTGCTGCTCGCGGCTCTCGCGCAGCCCGTCGCCGGGGTGGTCTTCGTGCTCGACGGCGTGCTCATCGGCGCCGGCGACGGCCCGTACCTGGCGTGGGGCGGCCTGCTGACCCTGCTCGTGTACGCCCCGCTCGCACTGCTCGCCGGTGCCGGCCCGGGGCTGGTGGCGGTCTGGGCGGCCTTCGCGCTGGTCTTCATGGGCGCACGCGCCGTCGTGCTGGTGCACCGCGAACGCGGCGACCGGTGGCTGGTGACCGGTGCCTGA
- a CDS encoding nitronate monooxygenase → MIRTEFTEMFGVEHPIACGGMTAVGTAELIAGVANAGALGFLTALTPGSPEALVKEIAKTRDLTDKPFGINLTILPSIDPIPYDEYRQVIAESGVGVVETAGSNPAPHLPTFKEAGIKVVHKATTVRHALKAQSIGVDVVSIDGFECAGHPGNDDVPGLVLIPAAAAALDIPVIASGGLGNGAGLVAALALGAVGINMGTRFVATAEAPVHENMKRQIVENDETDTVIVFRSFGNTARVAKNSISMEIAEIGAREDSTFDDVAHLASGKRAREAVIDGGDMEGGMWWASQAQGVIDSVGTCAEVVDEIMADAERIISERLSSALT, encoded by the coding sequence ATGATCCGCACCGAGTTCACCGAGATGTTCGGGGTCGAGCACCCCATCGCCTGCGGCGGCATGACCGCCGTCGGCACCGCCGAGCTGATCGCGGGGGTGGCGAACGCGGGAGCCCTCGGCTTCCTCACCGCCCTGACGCCCGGGTCGCCGGAGGCGCTGGTGAAGGAGATCGCGAAGACCCGCGACCTCACCGACAAGCCCTTCGGCATCAACCTGACGATCCTGCCGAGCATCGACCCGATCCCGTACGACGAGTACCGCCAGGTCATCGCCGAGTCCGGTGTCGGCGTCGTGGAGACCGCCGGCTCGAACCCTGCTCCGCACCTGCCGACCTTCAAGGAGGCCGGCATCAAGGTGGTGCACAAGGCCACGACGGTGCGCCACGCGCTGAAGGCGCAGTCCATCGGGGTCGACGTCGTCAGCATCGACGGGTTCGAGTGTGCGGGTCACCCGGGCAACGACGACGTGCCCGGCCTCGTGCTGATCCCGGCGGCCGCTGCCGCGTTGGACATCCCCGTCATCGCCTCGGGCGGCCTGGGCAACGGTGCGGGTCTCGTCGCGGCGTTGGCGTTGGGCGCGGTGGGCATCAACATGGGCACCCGTTTCGTGGCGACGGCCGAGGCGCCGGTGCACGAGAACATGAAGCGTCAGATCGTCGAGAACGACGAGACCGACACCGTCATCGTGTTCCGGTCCTTCGGCAACACCGCGCGCGTCGCGAAGAACTCGATCTCGATGGAGATCGCCGAGATCGGTGCCCGGGAGGACTCGACCTTCGACGACGTCGCCCACCTCGCCTCGGGCAAGCGCGCCCGCGAGGCCGTCATCGACGGTGGCGACATGGAGGGCGGCATGTGGTGGGCGAGCCAGGCGCAGGGTGTCATCGACTCGGTCGGCACGTGCGCCGAGGTCGTCGACGAGATCATGGCCGACGCCGAGCGCATCATCTCCGAGCGCCTCAGCTCCGCCCTCACCTGA